A section of the Pristiophorus japonicus isolate sPriJap1 unplaced genomic scaffold, sPriJap1.hap1 HAP1_SCAFFOLD_1363, whole genome shotgun sequence genome encodes:
- the LOC139242549 gene encoding probable G-protein coupled receptor 139 encodes MIRKLLIDIQHIYYPLLAAFGVPMNLVTIMILSRGKCGLSKCVTRYLVAMATADLLVVILDLILRHIPIRYEEQFIFVYSIPLCNIHAVLLYAATDCSVWFTVTFTFDRFVAICCQKLKTKYSTERTAAVVLGTVTVLSCLKNIPWYFMFTGWYVLGNNPWFCDLYYTNYASLGWAVFELLHYILTPCVPFILILLLNALTVRHILLASRARRRLRGHSSGESPRDPKMESRRKSMILLFVISGNFILLWAMYMVALVANRLVWISHLVFIPALVTELGFMLQQLSCCTNTGIYAVTQTKFREQWKNVLKYPFV; translated from the exons ATGATAAGAAAATTATTGATCGACATACAACATATTTACTATCCTCTACTCGCTGCTTTTGGTGTTCCGA tgaacttagtgacgataatgatcctgtcccggggaaagtgtggactctccaaatgtgtcactcgttacctggtggccatggcaacagcggatctactggtcgtgatcctggatctgatactgaggcacattccgattcgttatgaggaacagtttattttcgtgtattccatccccctgtgtaatatccacgccgtcctgctctatgcagccacagactgttctgtctggttcaccgtcactttcaccttcgatcgatttgtggccatttgttgccagaagctgaaaactaaatatagcaccgagagaacggcggctgtggttctgggaacagtgactgtgctgagctgtttaaagaaCATACCCTGGTATTTTATGTTCACAGGTTGGTATGTGCTTGGTAACAACCCCTGGTTTTGTGATCTGTATTACACTAATTATGCATCACTGGGCTGGGCAGTATTCGAACTACTTCATTATATTCtaaccccgtgtgtcccatttattctgatcctgctgctcaatgctctcactgtcagacacattttactggccagcagagctcgcaggagactccggggtcacagcagtggggagagtcccagagaccccaagatggagagtcgcaggaaatccatgattttattgtttgttatctcggggaatttcatcctgctATGGGCAATGTATATGGTGGCTCTTGTGGCAAACCGGCTTGTTTGGATTTCACATCTTGTATTTATACCTGCGTTAGTAACTGAACTGGGATTCATGCTACAGCAGCTGAGTTGCTGTACAAACACTGGGATTTACgccgtgacacagactaagttccgggagcagtggaagaatgtgctgaaatatccctttgtt